The Acetobacter oryzoeni genome includes a region encoding these proteins:
- a CDS encoding DUF4238 domain-containing protein produces the protein MPQNKSHHFVPQFLLRFFSVNGSSVGLYNLRSGRIVTGASLKHQACRDWFYGRDGKAEHVLGQIEGGASSVLRRMIATGLPPTRYSDDHRVLATFLLIQSARTAQAAAAANEMASKVGKLMLRYTLTEPELLAVLDDLTIELTEPAAQALRPALLETPVILDLKIKLLHNVSSTPFVLGDHPAVKHNGLYSGADVSVLGLANLGLQFVMPISPEYAVVLYDEKAYSLGNPASNVVKLSSASIVMALNEFQWANALDNIYFRPGDDPPRWTPDHDRLAELRGNEQVSVWEDEVRLEGTKRAKVINVQTQRPSRALKMPLFRNRMSPPPLVNVGRLPLRDPDWALHVHRMTAALNAGVIPQEEFHVRTMPPQFLRRILRERAGTNAATTG, from the coding sequence ATGCCGCAGAACAAAAGCCATCACTTCGTGCCACAGTTCCTACTGCGATTTTTCTCCGTCAATGGCTCATCGGTTGGTCTTTACAACTTACGCTCTGGCAGAATCGTCACAGGAGCGAGCCTCAAGCATCAAGCCTGCCGGGATTGGTTCTACGGCCGCGACGGAAAGGCCGAGCACGTTCTGGGGCAGATCGAAGGCGGTGCCAGCTCTGTCCTGCGACGGATGATCGCGACTGGCTTGCCCCCGACGCGATACAGCGACGATCACCGCGTGCTAGCAACCTTCCTGCTCATCCAGTCGGCGCGTACGGCACAGGCCGCCGCCGCGGCTAATGAGATGGCCAGCAAGGTCGGCAAATTGATGCTACGGTACACGCTGACCGAGCCCGAACTTCTCGCCGTGCTCGACGATCTAACTATTGAACTCACCGAGCCCGCCGCGCAGGCGCTCCGGCCAGCGCTCCTGGAAACTCCTGTGATTCTCGATCTGAAGATCAAGCTTCTCCACAATGTGAGCTCGACGCCCTTTGTTTTGGGCGACCACCCGGCCGTCAAGCACAACGGGCTCTACAGCGGCGCGGACGTCTCGGTTCTTGGGTTGGCGAATCTCGGCCTGCAGTTTGTCATGCCCATCTCGCCCGAGTACGCAGTCGTCTTGTACGATGAAAAAGCCTATTCGCTGGGTAATCCGGCCAGTAACGTCGTTAAGCTGTCCTCGGCGAGCATCGTGATGGCCCTCAACGAGTTTCAATGGGCCAACGCGCTGGACAACATCTACTTCAGGCCCGGCGACGATCCGCCGCGCTGGACGCCGGATCACGATCGACTTGCAGAACTTCGTGGGAATGAGCAGGTGTCGGTCTGGGAGGACGAGGTCCGGCTCGAAGGAACCAAGCGGGCGAAGGTCATCAATGTGCAGACGCAGCGGCCAAGCCGGGCCCTTAAGATGCCTCTGTTTCGGAATCGCATGTCCCCACCGCCTCTCGTGAACGTGGGCAGGTTGCCGTTGCGAGATCCTGACTGGGCCCTCCACGTTCATCGGATGACCGCCGCATTGAACGCCGGGGTAATCCCGCAAGAGGAGTTTCACGTCCGCACCATGCCGCCTCAGTTTTTGCGCCGAATCCTACGAGAACGGGCGGGCACAAACGCGGCGACAACAGGCTGA
- a CDS encoding M48 family metallopeptidase, with translation MEETPSRILTYGGEQIHVNLIPRARPGTTLRIKVHPDLRVEASVPDGTTEADLDKALHQKTRWIWQKLRDFRAVQEHATPRTYVSGESHFYLGRRHLLKVHHQPDTPETVRMLRGRLEVSVQERHALRIQKMLELWYFTRAQEVFRSRLNALLPTTLWVTKPPALKLQLMQTQWGNCSPGGTITLNPHLVKAPRDCIDYVILHELCHLKEHNHGPAFWGLMERAMPDWERHKAQLDGMAEMMLQK, from the coding sequence ATGGAAGAAACCCCTTCTCGCATTCTGACCTATGGAGGGGAGCAGATCCATGTAAACCTGATCCCCCGAGCGCGCCCCGGCACAACCCTGAGGATCAAGGTGCACCCGGATCTGCGTGTAGAGGCTTCTGTCCCGGATGGCACGACAGAGGCTGATCTGGACAAGGCGCTACACCAGAAAACCCGCTGGATCTGGCAGAAGCTGCGGGACTTCCGGGCGGTGCAGGAACATGCCACGCCTCGCACGTATGTCAGCGGAGAAAGCCACTTCTATCTGGGGCGGCGGCATTTGTTGAAAGTGCACCATCAGCCGGATACGCCTGAGACCGTGCGGATGCTGCGGGGGCGTCTGGAAGTGTCCGTACAGGAACGTCACGCTCTGCGGATCCAGAAGATGCTGGAACTCTGGTATTTTACGCGGGCGCAGGAGGTGTTTCGAAGCCGTCTGAATGCCCTCCTTCCCACAACGCTGTGGGTGACAAAGCCCCCCGCTCTGAAGCTTCAGCTGATGCAGACCCAGTGGGGCAACTGCTCACCGGGTGGGACCATCACGCTAAACCCGCATCTGGTCAAAGCCCCGCGTGATTGCATTGATTACGTCATCCTGCATGAACTGTGCCACCTCAAGGAGCACAATCATGGCCCTGCTTTCTGGGGGCTCATGGAACGTGCCATGCCGGACTGGGAACGACATAAGGCTCAACTGGACGGGATGGCGGAAATGATGCTGCAAAAATAA
- a CDS encoding type I restriction endonuclease subunit R, giving the protein MPPAPKFQEEYSAKLPALALLSTLGWRFVPPSEALALRGGKQSAVVLDTLLRAELKKRRFTFEGQEHALSDPAIERLVSIVTHPDFVSGLRDANEKMTTHLLFGIAITEFINGRKANPTIALIDWQNPANNSFTFTEEFSVLRTDLTQTRRPDIVCFVNGIPLAVIEAKRPDGQPGKGPTVEAGISQSIRNQNKDEIPQLFAYSQLLLSITGHDGRYGTCGTPKKFWASWKEEDIPESRMEALKNTPLPGAQKDALFADRKPPARDWFEDWTSRPLHVTDQDRLLIGLLSPERLLDMARFFTLVDRKAGKIVARYQQVFGIKRLLERIKSRRADGGREGGVVWHTTGSGKSFTMVFLSRALILDEDLKQCRILVVTDRKDLERQLSMTFSTGGELADKKDKEEALATSGRRLAQQIGHGQERIIFSLINKFHTATTLPECHNDSADIIVLVDEGHRSQGGENHARMKHALPNAAFIAFTGTPLLKGSETTSRFGKIIHSYTMQQAVSDGTVTPLLYEERKPDLDVNDRAIDAWFERITQGLTEEQVTDLKKRFARANQVYKADDRIRLIAMDLATHFDSNIDSGLKGMLACDSKLSAIRYKQYLDEVGLFESAIVMSPPDTREGHTEVDERKQPEIQDWWKNNVGSQNEEDYTRGVIERFEKDPDLRLIIVVDKLLTGFDEPKNAVLYIDKPLKQHNLLQAIARVNRLHDQKKHGLLIDYRGILAELDTTLARYDELAAENVGGYDPKDIAGLYSQMSTEYRELPALHKALWAIFEGVKNRSDLQQLRAVLMPRMVEEHGQMVDVNLKRRDDFYEALTKFAACLKVALQSVAFFEDSSFTEKDRATYKETLKQMTSLRQMVMQDTGETVDFDQYAEQVKKLLDRHVAGVKVHESQGLYAVGKMGQKPEDNEPENWSEDKTRNETDLIRTRVTKMIDHEMQDDPYAKEAFSALLRKVIEEAESLFDHPLKQFMLFQEFEDQVAKRKLNNIPSVFDGHRHAQAYYGVFLKTLAAIFNHKQTDEENQRWVDLAFEIDSIVDKAVRENSLSRPDMEKAVRKELLPLLFSTGQKAGFGVDKAQEIIEQVIQIMRAGPADTLRG; this is encoded by the coding sequence ATGCCCCCCGCCCCGAAATTTCAGGAAGAATACAGCGCCAAACTGCCCGCACTGGCTCTGCTCAGCACCCTCGGCTGGCGATTTGTGCCCCCGTCCGAAGCACTGGCCTTGCGGGGCGGCAAGCAGAGTGCCGTGGTGCTGGACACACTCCTGCGGGCGGAACTGAAAAAACGCCGTTTTACGTTTGAAGGACAGGAGCACGCCCTGTCCGATCCGGCTATTGAGCGGCTTGTCTCCATCGTCACACATCCGGACTTCGTCTCCGGCCTGCGTGATGCCAATGAAAAGATGACAACACATCTGCTGTTCGGCATCGCCATTACCGAGTTCATCAACGGGCGCAAGGCGAACCCGACCATCGCCCTCATCGACTGGCAGAACCCGGCCAATAACAGCTTTACCTTTACCGAAGAGTTCAGCGTCCTACGCACGGATCTGACACAGACGCGCAGACCGGATATCGTGTGTTTCGTCAACGGCATTCCGCTGGCGGTGATCGAGGCCAAGCGCCCCGATGGTCAGCCGGGCAAAGGCCCGACAGTGGAGGCCGGGATTTCCCAGAGCATCCGCAATCAGAACAAGGATGAAATCCCTCAACTTTTTGCCTACAGCCAGCTTCTGCTTTCCATCACCGGGCATGACGGGCGCTATGGCACCTGCGGCACACCCAAAAAATTCTGGGCAAGCTGGAAGGAAGAGGACATTCCCGAAAGCCGGATGGAGGCGCTCAAGAACACGCCGCTTCCAGGAGCGCAGAAAGACGCGCTGTTTGCCGACCGGAAGCCCCCTGCGCGGGACTGGTTCGAGGACTGGACGTCTCGCCCGCTGCATGTCACGGATCAGGACCGGCTGCTGATCGGCCTGCTCTCGCCCGAGCGTCTGCTGGACATGGCGCGGTTCTTCACGCTGGTCGACCGCAAGGCCGGCAAGATCGTCGCGCGCTATCAGCAGGTTTTCGGCATCAAACGCCTGCTGGAACGCATCAAGTCCCGCCGCGCCGACGGCGGGCGTGAGGGCGGCGTGGTCTGGCACACGACCGGGTCCGGCAAGTCCTTCACGATGGTGTTCCTCAGCCGTGCCCTCATTCTGGATGAGGACCTTAAACAGTGCCGCATTCTGGTCGTCACAGACCGCAAGGATCTGGAACGCCAGTTAAGCATGACCTTCTCCACCGGTGGCGAACTGGCGGACAAGAAGGACAAGGAGGAGGCACTGGCCACTTCAGGTCGCCGCTTAGCGCAGCAGATCGGACATGGGCAGGAGCGCATCATCTTCTCGCTCATCAACAAGTTCCACACTGCCACCACGCTGCCCGAGTGCCATAATGACAGTGCGGATATCATCGTGCTGGTGGATGAGGGGCATCGCAGTCAGGGCGGTGAGAACCATGCCCGCATGAAGCACGCTTTGCCCAATGCCGCCTTCATTGCCTTTACAGGCACGCCGCTGCTCAAGGGGAGTGAGACCACCAGCCGGTTCGGCAAGATCATCCACTCCTACACCATGCAGCAGGCCGTCTCGGATGGCACCGTGACACCTTTGTTGTATGAAGAGCGCAAGCCCGATCTGGATGTGAATGACCGCGCCATTGATGCCTGGTTCGAGCGCATCACGCAGGGGCTGACCGAAGAGCAGGTCACGGACCTCAAGAAGCGCTTTGCCCGCGCCAATCAGGTTTACAAGGCGGATGACCGCATCAGGCTGATCGCCATGGATCTGGCGACGCATTTTGACAGCAATATCGACAGCGGCCTCAAGGGCATGCTGGCCTGTGACAGCAAGCTGTCTGCCATCCGTTACAAGCAGTATCTGGATGAGGTCGGTCTGTTTGAGAGCGCCATCGTCATGAGTCCGCCCGACACGCGCGAGGGCCATACGGAAGTCGATGAGCGCAAACAGCCCGAGATTCAGGACTGGTGGAAAAACAATGTCGGCAGCCAGAACGAAGAGGATTACACACGCGGGGTTATTGAGCGCTTCGAGAAGGATCCAGACCTCAGGCTGATCATTGTGGTCGATAAGCTGCTGACCGGTTTTGATGAGCCGAAAAATGCTGTGCTGTATATCGACAAGCCGCTCAAGCAGCACAACCTGTTGCAGGCCATTGCGCGTGTAAACCGCCTGCATGACCAGAAGAAGCATGGGCTGCTGATTGATTACCGGGGTATTCTGGCGGAACTGGACACCACACTGGCCCGGTATGACGAGCTGGCAGCCGAGAATGTCGGCGGATATGACCCGAAGGACATTGCCGGGCTGTATAGCCAGATGAGCACGGAATACCGCGAACTCCCCGCTCTGCACAAAGCACTCTGGGCCATTTTTGAGGGCGTGAAGAACAGGAGCGACCTCCAACAGCTTCGCGCCGTGCTGATGCCGCGCATGGTGGAGGAACACGGCCAGATGGTGGATGTGAACCTCAAGCGTCGGGATGACTTTTATGAAGCGCTGACGAAGTTTGCCGCCTGCCTGAAAGTGGCGCTGCAATCTGTGGCCTTCTTTGAAGACTCCAGCTTTACGGAAAAAGACCGCGCCACCTACAAGGAAACGCTGAAGCAGATGACCAGCCTGCGCCAGATGGTCATGCAGGATACCGGTGAGACGGTGGACTTCGACCAGTATGCCGAGCAAGTCAAAAAGCTGCTGGACCGGCATGTGGCGGGCGTGAAAGTGCATGAGTCCCAGGGGCTCTATGCCGTGGGCAAGATGGGCCAGAAGCCCGAAGACAACGAACCCGAAAACTGGAGTGAGGACAAAACCCGCAACGAGACGGACCTGATCCGCACCCGTGTGACGAAGATGATCGACCACGAAATGCAGGATGATCCGTACGCGAAGGAAGCGTTCTCGGCCCTGCTGCGCAAGGTGATTGAGGAGGCGGAGAGCCTGTTCGACCATCCTCTCAAGCAGTTCATGCTGTTTCAGGAATTTGAAGATCAGGTAGCGAAACGCAAACTCAACAATATTCCGTCTGTTTTTGACGGGCATCGCCATGCGCAGGCCTATTATGGCGTGTTCCTCAAAACACTGGCGGCCATCTTCAACCATAAGCAGACGGACGAGGAGAACCAGCGCTGGGTTGATCTGGCATTCGAGATCGACAGCATCGTGGACAAGGCTGTACGGGAGAACTCGCTCAGTCGCCCGGATATGGAAAAGGCGGTCAGGAAAGAACTGCTGCCGCTGCTGTTCAGCACGGGCCAGAAAGCAGGCTTTGGCGTGGACAAGGCGCAGGAGATCATTGAGCAGGTCATCCAGATCATGCGGGCTGGTCCTGCTGATACTCTACGGGGCTGA